Genomic segment of Rickettsiella endosymbiont of Xylota segnis:
TAAAATAGAGGGGCATAAATTTTTCCTACTCTTAGAATGCTATGGGGACTGTAAAAAGCACCGTATTGATCATAAGTTTACTCTTGATATGGCCATGTTTAGCCCACGCTGAGAATAGAGATCAACAACGAAAACTATTTTGGCAGGCGAGACAGCTGTTAATGACTAAACATTATCCACAGTTTTCTGCTTTAAAAGTTAAACTAAAAGATTACCCTTTATATCCTTATTTAATTTTTATCAAATTAAAACAACAATGGTCTTATGCAAATAGCGCTGAAATCGACGAGTTTTTGCAAACCTATAACGATACACCTTTGGCTGTTAGGCTACGTGCTGATTGGTTAGCTTATTTGGCCAAAAAACAGGATTGGAATCATTTCATTCATTACTATCAACCTATTTATGGTACACCATTACAATGTTATTACCTGCAATCTTTATTAGCGACGCAACAAAAATCTTTAGCGTTTAAAAAAATAGCCTCACTTTGGTTAGAAGTTAATTCACCGCCGAGTGTTTGTCGTAAAGTTTTTGGTCGTTGGGAGCAATCCGGCGGATTGAATTCCGATTTAATTTGGAAAAAATTAGATCAAGCAATGAACAAAAATAATGTCAACGTTATTCAACACGTTGCACAATTTTTACCGTTAGCACAACGCCAACAAGTTAAACATTGGTATCGAGTGCAACGCTATCCCTTGTTAATTAAACACAGCAATCAATTTGATCCCGATAATACTATCGATCGAAAAATTTTATTGTTTGGTATGAAACGTTTGGCAAATAAAGATCCTATCACATTAGCAGAAGATTGGTCGCAATTAAGTAAAGCCTATGATTTAACTGAAGCAGAAACCCAGCAAATATTGGCTGATCTCGCTGTCGGTTTAGCTAGACGTGGTCACAGTGCAGCGGGTGCTTGGTTAAAAAAAATTAAACCGATTTATGCCGATGCCACCTTACGTGAATGGCGCGTACGGAATAGTTTGTTAAATGGCCAATGGGATAAGGTGCTTTATTGGTTGGATCATTTGTCACACAAAGAACAGCAATCCGCATGTTGGCGTTATTGGCGGGCGCGGGCCTTAGCTGAGACCAAGCAAATTGCAGCGGCGAATAGCATTTATACAAGTCTCGCTAAAGAAGTTGATTATTATGGTGTACTAGCCAGTCAACGTTTGAAGTTAAACTATCATCCGTCTACGCGTAATATTTTGGGTGATCGCGCCGCACTCGGGAATCATCTTGCCATACAACGTGCTAAAGAATTGCTGGCTTTAGGTTTTGTGGGTGAAGCGCGTCAGGAATGGTTATGGGCACTGGATAGTTTGAGCTTGTCTGAACGTCAAGCGGCTGCGCAATTGGCTAAACAATGGGGTTGGTATGACTTAGCTATTGTGGGTGCGAGCAAAGCGAATATTCACAATGATATTAAATTACGTTTCCCCTTTGCTTATCGGCGTTCAGTACTGGCAGCTGCGCGTAAAACCCATTTAAACTCGGCGTGGGTCTGGGCAATTATGCGTCAAGAAAGTGCTTTTATGTGGAATGCTAAATCCAGTGCTGGTGCTTTAGGGTTAATGCAAATTATGCCGAGTACTGGTAGCCAATTAGCGCGCAGCCTGGCTTTACGCCGTCTAGATTTGCTTGATCCTGAACAGAATATTCGCTTAGGTAGTATTTATTTAAGACAGTTATTAAAATTATTTGATGGCAATGCAACCTTAGCAACGGCTTCTTATAACGTCGGCCCTAATCGGGTGAAACATTTTCAAGGATTGTATCAGCGCCTAGCAAAAGATGTTTGGGTAGAGATTTTACCTTGGAAGGAAACACGTGATTATGTTAAAAGTGTTAGCTTGGCGCGCAGTATTTATAGTCAAATCTAATTACGCTTCACACTTAATTATAGAGTAAGAAAAACAAGGATGAACCTTGTTTTTCTTACCTAATAGTTTTTTATTTTTTATCGATGCATTTTTTTAACAACAATATTGTTGGTTACACCGGTGACGCCTTCAACTTGTTTAGCAAGCATGCCGGCTTTTTGTTTTTGTGCCCAATTATTCGCAAAACCGCCGAGTTTGACTTGACCTTTATTGCTCATGACTGAAATAGCGAGACCTTTTATATCTGGGTCGGCTAATAATTTAGATTTCACTTTTAAGGTAATGACACTACTGTCAACATATTGACCAGTGGTTTCTTGTTGCATGGCGCGATGGCTGCTCATGGCTATTGTAGCTACCATCGGTAATGCGATTAAGCCTAAGATAACAAATAACTTTGCTTTCATAGTATGAATACTCCTACTTGAAAATAGAACCTGGATCATTTTGTATATAAAAATTTTATTCTATGAAGGGTTAGATTTTAAAATAGATGACTGAATAACCAAATAAGTAACAATACAGCAATAGGTATGCCTAATAACCAAGCAATTAAATATTTCACTATCCCCCCTCGTGTTCGCTCTTCTTTGAGAATAAATGTTCCCTATAAAAAGATTAGTCAAGTCGGTAAATAAATCAAGTACTTTCATTTTAAATGAGATAGATTATGTGCATAAAATGTACAAAGGATTGCTGCGCACTGCAGTGCGCAGCATAAAAATGATAGGTATACTACCCGATGATGATATTTTGGAAAATACAGTTAAAATGGAATATCGTCATCAAATGCTTCGCTGGCCATTTCTGGTAATTTGTCAGCTTCGCGTTTGGGTCGCGCAGCGGAAGTATTTTGTGTAGCGAAGGAGGGTGATTCACTGCCCGTGCTGCCACCGCGACTATCTAACATTTGCATTTCATTGGCAATAATTTCGGTAGTATAGCGATCTTGGCCCGTTGTTTTATCTTGCCATTTGCGTGTTTGTAAACGCCCTTCAATATAAACTTTAGAACCTTTTTTTAAATATTCATGGGCAATCTCAGCGAGGCGTTGGAATAAAATCACGCGGTGCCATTCGGTGCGCTCTTGTTGTTCGCCAGTCGCTTTATCTTTCCAGCTTTCGCTAGTGGCAAGGTTAATATTGGTTACTGCTGCACCATTGCCGGGCATATGACGCATTTCCGGATCAGCACCTAAGTTGCCGATTAAAATAACTTTATTAATGCCTCTAGCCATGTTCGAATACTCCTGCGCTAACTAAATTAAAACAGTTTAACATTGAATTCTAAATCTTGTCGCACAAAAAAGAAAGCATTAAAAAGGAGGTTTTTAGAGGTTTCTTTTCATAATTTTCAAGGTTATAGTGTGGTGTTTCAGCAATAGCTGATAAAGATTTTAGCTTTTGCATCAAAACTTTCCTAATTATCTATGGATACAATTCGCATTCGTGGTGCTCGCACCCATAATTTACAGAATATCGATCTCGATATTCCACGTGATCAATTAATTGTGGTGACTGGATTATCCGGCTCGGGTAAATCTTCGTTAGCCTTTGATACCTTATATGCTGAAGGTCAGCGTCGCTATGTGGAATCCTTGTCGTCTTATGCACGGCAATTTCTTTCCATGATGGAAAAACCGGATGTCGATCATATCGAAGGACTTTCTCCCGCGATTGCGATTGATCAAAAATCAACCTCGCATAATCCACGCTCGACCGTCGGTACGGTTACTGAAATTTATGATTATTTGCGCGTGTTGTTTGCTCGAATTGGTGAGCCACGGTGTCCTGTGCATAACACCAGTTTAGCCGCGCAAAGTGTGAGTCAGATGGTGGATACATTGATGGCGCTACCGAATGAGACGCGCCTAGTTATTTTGGCACCAAAAGTACAAGGTCGAAAAGGTGAATTTAAACCTTTATTTGATGAATTACGTAGCCAAGGTTATTTACGAGCGCGCATTGACGGTGAATTGATCGAATTGGATCAAATGCCGTCTTTAAAAGCTAAGCAAAAACATAACATTGATGTTGTGATCGATAGACTGAGAGTCAAACCTGACAATCGATTACGTTTGAGTGAATCTTTAGCTACTGCAGCAGGCTTGAGTGAAGGTTTAGTGACGGTGGTGGTGCAAGAGGCGTCAGGAAAGACGTCGCAGGAATTAGTTTTTTCTGAGCGTTTTGCGTGCTCAGAGTGTGGTTATAGTATTAGCGAGTTAGAACCGCGTTTATTTTCTTTTAATAATCCGGCCGGTGCTTGCCCGCAATGTGATGGTTTAGGCCATGAAATGATTTTTGATGCGGATAAGGTGATACCACAACCGGAATTAAGTATCGCGCGCGGTGCTATTCGTGGTTGGGACGCACAAAATCCTTATTATTCTTTGTTGTTATCGACCTTAGCGAAACATTATCATTTTTCTTTAGAGTCACCTTTTAATGCATTACCAGATACTATTCAGCAAATTATTTTGTATGGAAGTGGCAAAGAAGAAATAAAATTTCATTACGAGAGTGAAAAAGGTTATGTCTATAAGAAGAAGAAACCCTTTGAAGGGGTGATACCGGTCATGCAGCGCCGTTATCAAGAGACGGAATCGCATTCAGTGCGTGAAGATTTAGCGCGTTATTTAGCCTCTAAACCGTGTACCAGTTGCCAAGGTACACGTCTTAATGTCGCAGCGCGGCATGTTTTTATTGCGGATAAAGCCATTACCGATTGGGTGGCTTTACCACTGGATAAATTAAAAGAATTATTTGAAAAATTAAATTTATCGGGTCAACGTGCAAAGATCGCTTTGCGCTTACAAAAAGAAATCATCGATCGTTTAAACTTTTTAATTGATGTCGGTTTAAATTATCTGTCATTGAATCGTAGTGCTGATACCTTATCTGGCGGTGAATCGCAACGGATTCGTTTAGCCAGTCAAATTGGTTCAGGTTTAGTGGGGGTGATGTACATACTCGATGAGCCGTCGATAGGCTTGCATCAGCGTGATAACGGTCGTTTGTTAAGTACATTGCTGAGATTGCGCGATTTAGGCAATACCGTGATAGTCGTTGAACATGACGAAGAGGCCATTCGACATGCAGATTATGTGGTTGATATGGGCCCGGGTGCGGGTGTGCATGGCGGTCGCGTGATTGCTCAAGGGTCGCCCGCTGCAATTATGCGCAATACAAATTCATTAACTGGTCAATATTTATCCGGCGAGCGACGTATTGAATTACCTAAAAAACGCTGCAAATTCGATAAGAATAATGTGATTAAGCTGTCTGGCGCGAGCGGCAATAACTTAAAACAGATTGATGTTGAAATTCCCCTTGGTTTAATGACCTGCGTTACTGGCGTGTCAGGTTCTGGAAAATCAACACTGATAAATGACACCTTATATCCACTTGCAGCGAAAAAATTAAATGCGGCCATTTTGCCGCAAGCAGCACCTTATCAATCCATTACTGGCTTAGAACGGCTGGATAAGGTGATCGATATAGATCAAAGTCCGATAGGGCGCACGCCGCGATCCAATCCGGCCACGTACATCGGTTTGTTTACACCGATACGCGATTTATTTGCTGCTACGCCCGAAGCGCGTTCACGTGGTTACACAGCGGGACGCTTTAGTTTTAATGTGAAAGGTGGGCGTTGTGAAGCCTGTGAGGGCGATGGTGTGCTCAAAGTAGAAATGCATTTCTTAGCGGATGTGTATGTACAGTGCGATGTCTGTAAAGGTCAGCGTTATAATCGTGAAACCTTAGAGATCCGTTACAAAGGAAAAAATATTTATCAAATCCTAGAAATGACCGTAGAAGAAGCGCACGAATTTTTTAATCCTGTTCCTGTTTTAGCACGAAAATTACAAACCCTAATCGAAGTCGGACTGGGTTATTTACACTTGGGTCAAAGCGCGCCGACTTTATCCGGCGGCGAAGCGCAACGTGTTAAATTGGCTAAAGAACTCAGTAAACGCGATACCGGCCGTACACTGTATATTTTGGACGAGCCAACGACCGGTTTACATTTTTATGATATCGAACAATTATTAAAGGTGCTGTACCGTCTGCGTGAGCGCGGGAATACCGTAGTAGTAATTGAACATAACCTGGATGTGATCAAAACTGCGGATTGGATTATTGATCTTGGTCCAGAAGGCGGTAGCAAAGGTGGCGAAATCGTTTGTGTCGGCACACCTGAGCAGGTTGCCAAACAACCGACCTCATATACCGGTCAATATTTAAAACCCTTACTAGGAAAACGCAGCTTATCCAGTGAAAATGGTAGTCGTCATGGTTAATTGAAGACAATAATTATATATGATAAAACCCCTAGAACAGGGGTTTTTTTTAGGAAAATTCTAGATTGACGTATTAGCCAAATGAGTAGCCAATACCTACCGCAACAAAGTCAATATTGCCGAGTTTCTTTTTTCCACCGATAGTTTGGATATGTGTCCACGAGGTATCAACAAAAACATTATTTGTGATGTTGAAACTTGCACCAATACCTGCTTCAGGAGCCCATTGATGTTCAGCGATACCAAAGTCATGATTATCGTTGTTTGTATTGCCTGTATGTTCATTGAGGTAGGTAAGATCACTGCTTAGGTAAGCAACACCTAATTTTCCATAGACATTAAACTTATCGTTGATCGGTAAAATGCCTTTAGCAGCCACATCAATGGCGTTTTGATTTAATGTTATTGATCCCGGTGCATACCACTCTCCATGTACTGTGATATTAGGGCTAGTCGTTTTTAGTTTAGATAATTCTAGGTAACCTAATTCAACAGCTAAGTTAGGGTTGAATTGATAACCAATTGCTAGACGTCCAGCTATCCCACCATTAGGCATTGGTTTACTGCCAGGAAGGACGGGCATTAAAAAGATTTTATTCTTCATGTGCGTCTCTGCATAACCGGCTTGGCCAGTGATATACACACCATTAGTTGTTGCATTAGCAGTCATCATTGCCAGTGCCGAAACGCCGAATACACTTACTGCGATTATTTTTTTTAACATATTATTATTTTCCTCGTAAGGTTCAACTAGTTAAACTGTCTATTATCTATCATTCAAATAAATAGTTGTCAACTTTATTATCAATATTTCTAATAAATTTTTAGAGACTTATGCGCAGTAAGGATTAAAAAAAAACCCTAAAACAGGGGTTTTTTAATATACCGAAATGTTGGTTTAAACTCAGGAATTAACCGAAGCTGTAACCAATACCTACCGCAACAAAGTCAATATTGCCGGGTTTGTTTTTTCCACCGATTGGTTGGATATGTGTCCATGAGGTATCAACAAAAGCATTAGGTGTGATGTTGAAACCTACACCAATACCTGCTTCAGGAGCCCATTGATGTTTAGCGACACCCAAGTTATCACCATTCCAGTTGTTGTTGTTATTACCCGTATCTTTATTAAGGTAATCCGCCTCACTGGTTAAGTAAGCAACACCTAATTTTCCATAGATATTAAACTTATCGTTGATCGGTAAAATGCCTTTAGCAGCCAAATCAATGGCATTTTGCTTTAACGTTACTAATCCAGCGTAGTAATCGGGTGTATGGGGTGAAGTCGCTTTTAACTTAGATAATTGTAGGTAACCCAATTCGACAGCTAGGTTTGAGTTGAATTGATAACCGATTGCTAAGCGTCCAGCCACATCGCCGTTAGGCATTGTTTTACCGCCAGGAAGAACGGGATCAAAAGAGAGTGTATTCTTCATGTGCGTCTTTGCATAACCGGCTTGGCCAGTCACATAAATACCATTAGTTGTTGCATTAGCAGTCATCATACCCAGCGCGGAAACGCCTAATACGCTCACTGCGATTATTTTTTTAAACATATTATTATTTTCCTCGTAAGAATTTAACTAGTTAAACTGTCGGCATTTCTATCACTTGAATAAATAGTTGTCAACTTTATTATCAATAATATTGATATATGGGAATGAAATAGGCCTAAAGGTGGATCAAAGCGGCAAAAGAACCAAAAAAAACCCCTATTCCAGGGGTTTTTTACAAACAGAATGTTGGTTTAAACAAAATTAACCGAAAGTAAATCCTAAACCTATCGTGGTCATATTGATGTTATTCGGTCTATTTTTACCCATGGGTTGAATATGCGTAAAAGCAGTATCAATAAACACATTAGAGCTTATATTATACGTTACGCCTACACCTGCTTCAGGGGCCCAGCTATGTTTAGCCAATGGCGCAATAATAGATGGTCCACTCACTACATCAGCTTTTAGGTCGTTTACTAGATAAGCCATACCTGCTTTAGCATAAATATCAAGCTTATTGTTAATAGGAAGAATACCCTTTCCAACGACATCAAAAGCATGTTGGTTAAGTGTGACAGATTGCTTGGAAATGTTTGATTTTACATTAGCTTTTTGCTGAGCTAATTGTAAATATCCCATTTCAACTGCCCAATTAGGGTTAAATTGATAGCCAATCGCCAAACGACCTGCTAAACCACCTTGATATTTGGAAGAAACTTTTCCTGAAGAAGGGAAAGGCTTTACAAAGTGTTTTCCGGTGTTGGCATAACCAACTTGTCCTTCAACATAAACGCCAGGAGTCGTTGCATTGGCAGCCATCATACCGAGCGCGGAAACGCCCAGTACGCTTACTGCGATTATACGTTTAAACATATTATTATTTTCCTCATGAGAATTTAACTAGTTAAATTAAGGACCTTTTATATCATTTGTCTAAAAAATAAGCAATATGTTTAAAAGGATAATTGAGCAAAAAGTCCTAAATTAGTCATCCATAGGACTATTTTTATAGGAAATCTCTTAAAAATCATTTTTCTAATGAAAAAAAAGAAAAACCCCTTAAAAAGGGGTTTTTATTGAAGTTATGGTCTAAACGAAGGTTTAACCAAAGTTGTAGCCAAGACCGACAGCAACAAAATCAATATTGCCTGGTTTTTTGTTTCCTAAGGGTTGGATGTGTGTCCATGAAGTGTCTACTGACACATTTGGCGTGATGTCGTAGCTAACACCAACGGCCGCTTCTGGCGCCCATGTGTGTTTAGCAACATTAGCTCTATCATTTAAATCAACATTTACAGTAGGAAAACCAGGGGCTTTTATGGTACCTGTTATATCGGTTGTGACATAAGCTACACCGAGTTTACCGTAAACATTAAAATTGCTAGCTAGGGGTAATATACCTTTGCCTACCAGGTCAATAGCATTTTGTTGGAGTTTCAAAGTGCCTTCACTAAGCTGCATGTTGTCAGCGATATCGTGTAATGCGCTTTTTACTTTGCTTTGACCGACTTGTAAATAACCGGCTTCAACCGCAAAATTTTGATTAAATTGATAACCAATCGCAATACGACCGGCTAAACCATTATTGGATAGGTTTTTGTTTCTAATAGCAGGGTCGATGTCATTGACAATTGGAGCAAGAATATCCGACACTTTAGTTTTGCCGCCTAGATGCGAATTAATATAACCGACTTGGCCAGTTACATAAACGCCGGGTGCCGCTGCATTTGCAGTCATTGCAGCTAATACAGAAACACTTAACACAGTTGTACTTAGAACTTTTTTAAACATTGTTATTATTCTCCTGAAGAGTTTAACTAGTCAAACGAGCAACTATTAAACAATCGGATTGATTTTTTGTCAACTTCTCTACGCAAAAAATAATTTTCTTTTAATTTGCATATTTATATTTTCATTGATCAGAGAAATAATTTTATGTGAAGCTTTCTTTTTTTATTATTTTGCTTAAGATAGCGGCGTCTACAAAGAAAATTAGTATAAAAAAGGAGGGTTTATGGACTAAGCATGACTAAAAATTAAAAATCTTTTAAACACTTAATTAATAATACTCATAAATTAAGGAAAATTTATGCTTAATACCCAAGAAGTTACTGAGGCGTTCCATGTTTACCGTCGTAATAAAGGCTTAATAAAAAGATTAAGTGGATCGGATCATCCTGCGATACGTGCTACCGAAACGTATTTGAAGTCTTTGCAACGGGATAAGGATTTATTATCTAATCAAGATTTATTTAACATTAATCGTTTTTTTCTATTCGAGCATCCCGTAAAACCTGGAAAAGCATCTTATGCGGCTTGGTTTACTATAAATTATCAAAATTTATGCACTTTAAATTATGGTCAAGCGCATTTTTCCAAATTAACACGAGAACACTTAGACAAAAAAAACAATGCTGAAAAAATGGGGGAATATTTTCAAGTGTTGAGTCAAGCTTATCAGCAAAGCAGTTTTAACGATGAACACTTTTTTGCATTCAGTAAATTATGTGTGGAAGGTATGTTAACTCAAGATTATGTCAAACTTATTCAGCAAAGTACGCAAGCTATTTTTTTGGCGAATTGTTTGATTAAAATGAAACACACCGGCACATTAACGGCAGAAAATCAGCAGTTTATTAGCGCTTATTCCGGAGCGCTTATTATTCCAGTAACGCATATGCTAATCGCTTTGGAAAAAGCGGGATTAAATACATTGACCAATCGTCAGAGTTTAGCCAATTTTTCTAGTCCTTTGCCATTGCATCGTGCATTCGAATTCTTAGAAAAAATAGACTTTTTAACACAAGAAAATTTTGCTGTGATTTCAACAGAAGATAATTTATCGTGGTTATTGGCTCTTGAGGAAATGCCAAAAGATTTAATTACCGCAGAAATTTGGCAAAGCTTGCTTAATTTATTGAAAACCAGTAATGAAAATGATTTTAAAAAGGATGTTAAAGACTATGCAGAAATGCTCAAAAAGAAATTAAACGTTGAGCAGACAGAAAAGGGTAGTTTAGTCAGTAAGGAACAGGTGGAGCCGGTAGAACCCTCCTCATCCGCTAGGGCACGTTTTTTTTCTGTAACACCGGTAAATCCCCAGCCTGCAGTAACAAATGCAGCATTGAAAGTGAGTTTCGTTCCTTCATGAGTTAAAAAATGAAAATTTCGAATCAACAAGATCCAAGCGTACTGAGCCAGGGATAAAAAAATATAAAGTTAAGCGCTTCGATTGCAATAAGCCAACTTTAAGTTTGATGAAATAAAAAGTTAGCTTGAGATGACTGTAAAGAAACTTAACTAGCTAACCAAAGCTTAACTAGTTAAGTGCGTGTTTAGCCGAAGTTATAGCCGACACCGACAGCCAAGAAGTCGATGTTACCAGGACGATCGTTGCCCAGGGTTTGGATATGAGTTAAAGAGGTATCCACAGTGACGTTAGGTGTGATGTTATAGTCCATACCGACAGCGATTTCAGGTGACCATTGATGTTTATCAATACCTTGTCTGGAATTGATGTCTCTAGAGGTTATAGAGTTATTTGCTTCTAACTGTGTGGTTAAATAAGCCACGCCGAGTTTGCCATAAATACCAACGTTGTTGGTAATGGGTAACTGTCCTTTAGCAGCAACATCGATAGCATGCTGTTTATTAGAAAAAGTAACTGAACCAATTTTGAATTCTGCGCTGGGTAGTTGTAAGTAACCTAATTCTAAAGCAAAATTGGGTGTGATTTTATAACCAATGGCTAAACGACCTGTCAGTCCATCGTTTGCAAAACTAGCACCGTTATTTTTTACTTGCGATTTCATGTGTGTATCAGCATAACCGACCTGACCATTGACATATAAACCCACAGGAAGCGCTGCATTCGCGTTTATCACAGCACACGCACTAGCGGTTAATACACTAGTAATGAGTATTTTTTTAAGCATTGTTATTATTTTCTCCACGGAAATTTTATTATTAGAGCTTACTATTTAATCGCTAATACGATTTAATGTCAATTTGTTAGGGATAACCTGAGCAAATACAAAAAAATTACTCACTAAATAGTTTATCGTTATCCAAAATAATACGATACGCCGAGTGAATAAAAATCACTGCTCGGTGCATGATTACTACCCCCCATTTTTTGAATGCGATTCCAAGAAAATTCGACGGGAACATTCGGTTTTAGTGCGTAACTGATGCCTAAGCCAAACGTCGGTTCTAAAGTTTTAGAATAGCTATTCATGGTTCCAGAGTAGGGTGAATTAAAGATAAGTACCGCCCCTTGTGCATTAGGTCGTAGATAAGCAACACCAAATTTTGCGTAGAGTGCTAATTTACAAGTGACCGGAAGTATACCTTTTGCCGTTAAGTCAAATGCACTGGATTTAGTCGATGCATTGGCGATGTAATTATTAGTACCGATTGATGTGTCGGAGTTACTAAAATGACGATAACCAAACTCCATCGCCCAATATTGATCAAATTGATAACCAAAACTAAGACGATACGTTAACAAAATATTATTTAGACCGGGTAAGGGTACGGGCGAAGTTCCGTTATTGACTGTTACTAAATCAGTGGTATTAATATGATTATTTGCATAACCAAGCTGAGCACCTGCATAAAAACCTGGCATTTCAGCTTGCGTGTTTTGCGTGATACCGAGAATAGCGCTAGCCAGTAGTAAGGTACTTGTACTTCTTTTTAGCATAATGCTTCCTAATAAAAGTTTAACGA
This window contains:
- a CDS encoding transglycosylase SLT domain-containing protein, giving the protein MGTVKSTVLIISLLLIWPCLAHAENRDQQRKLFWQARQLLMTKHYPQFSALKVKLKDYPLYPYLIFIKLKQQWSYANSAEIDEFLQTYNDTPLAVRLRADWLAYLAKKQDWNHFIHYYQPIYGTPLQCYYLQSLLATQQKSLAFKKIASLWLEVNSPPSVCRKVFGRWEQSGGLNSDLIWKKLDQAMNKNNVNVIQHVAQFLPLAQRQQVKHWYRVQRYPLLIKHSNQFDPDNTIDRKILLFGMKRLANKDPITLAEDWSQLSKAYDLTEAETQQILADLAVGLARRGHSAAGAWLKKIKPIYADATLREWRVRNSLLNGQWDKVLYWLDHLSHKEQQSACWRYWRARALAETKQIAAANSIYTSLAKEVDYYGVLASQRLKLNYHPSTRNILGDRAALGNHLAIQRAKELLALGFVGEARQEWLWALDSLSLSERQAAAQLAKQWGWYDLAIVGASKANIHNDIKLRFPFAYRRSVLAAARKTHLNSAWVWAIMRQESAFMWNAKSSAGALGLMQIMPSTGSQLARSLALRRLDLLDPEQNIRLGSIYLRQLLKLFDGNATLATASYNVGPNRVKHFQGLYQRLAKDVWVEILPWKETRDYVKSVSLARSIYSQI
- a CDS encoding BON domain-containing protein: MKAKLFVILGLIALPMVATIAMSSHRAMQQETTGQYVDSSVITLKVKSKLLADPDIKGLAISVMSNKGQVKLGGFANNWAQKQKAGMLAKQVEGVTGVTNNIVVKKMHR
- the ssb gene encoding single-stranded DNA-binding protein yields the protein MARGINKVILIGNLGADPEMRHMPGNGAAVTNINLATSESWKDKATGEQQERTEWHRVILFQRLAEIAHEYLKKGSKVYIEGRLQTRKWQDKTTGQDRYTTEIIANEMQMLDSRGGSTGSESPSFATQNTSAARPKREADKLPEMASEAFDDDIPF
- the uvrA gene encoding excinuclease ABC subunit UvrA — encoded protein: MDTIRIRGARTHNLQNIDLDIPRDQLIVVTGLSGSGKSSLAFDTLYAEGQRRYVESLSSYARQFLSMMEKPDVDHIEGLSPAIAIDQKSTSHNPRSTVGTVTEIYDYLRVLFARIGEPRCPVHNTSLAAQSVSQMVDTLMALPNETRLVILAPKVQGRKGEFKPLFDELRSQGYLRARIDGELIELDQMPSLKAKQKHNIDVVIDRLRVKPDNRLRLSESLATAAGLSEGLVTVVVQEASGKTSQELVFSERFACSECGYSISELEPRLFSFNNPAGACPQCDGLGHEMIFDADKVIPQPELSIARGAIRGWDAQNPYYSLLLSTLAKHYHFSLESPFNALPDTIQQIILYGSGKEEIKFHYESEKGYVYKKKKPFEGVIPVMQRRYQETESHSVREDLARYLASKPCTSCQGTRLNVAARHVFIADKAITDWVALPLDKLKELFEKLNLSGQRAKIALRLQKEIIDRLNFLIDVGLNYLSLNRSADTLSGGESQRIRLASQIGSGLVGVMYILDEPSIGLHQRDNGRLLSTLLRLRDLGNTVIVVEHDEEAIRHADYVVDMGPGAGVHGGRVIAQGSPAAIMRNTNSLTGQYLSGERRIELPKKRCKFDKNNVIKLSGASGNNLKQIDVEIPLGLMTCVTGVSGSGKSTLINDTLYPLAAKKLNAAILPQAAPYQSITGLERLDKVIDIDQSPIGRTPRSNPATYIGLFTPIRDLFAATPEARSRGYTAGRFSFNVKGGRCEACEGDGVLKVEMHFLADVYVQCDVCKGQRYNRETLEIRYKGKNIYQILEMTVEEAHEFFNPVPVLARKLQTLIEVGLGYLHLGQSAPTLSGGEAQRVKLAKELSKRDTGRTLYILDEPTTGLHFYDIEQLLKVLYRLRERGNTVVVIEHNLDVIKTADWIIDLGPEGGSKGGEIVCVGTPEQVAKQPTSYTGQYLKPLLGKRSLSSENGSRHG
- a CDS encoding outer membrane beta-barrel protein codes for the protein MMTANATTNGVYITGQAGYAETHMKNKIFLMPVLPGSKPMPNGGIAGRLAIGYQFNPNLAVELGYLELSKLKTTSPNITVHGEWYAPGSITLNQNAIDVAAKGILPINDKFNVYGKLGVAYLSSDLTYLNEHTGNTNNDNHDFGIAEHQWAPEAGIGASFNITNNVFVDTSWTHIQTIGGKKKLGNIDFVAVGIGYSFG
- a CDS encoding outer membrane beta-barrel protein, with product MFKKIIAVSVLGVSALGMMTANATTNGIYVTGQAGYAKTHMKNTLSFDPVLPGGKTMPNGDVAGRLAIGYQFNSNLAVELGYLQLSKLKATSPHTPDYYAGLVTLKQNAIDLAAKGILPINDKFNIYGKLGVAYLTSEADYLNKDTGNNNNNWNGDNLGVAKHQWAPEAGIGVGFNITPNAFVDTSWTHIQPIGGKNKPGNIDFVAVGIGYSFG
- a CDS encoding outer membrane beta-barrel protein, with the translated sequence MFKRIIAVSVLGVSALGMMAANATTPGVYVEGQVGYANTGKHFVKPFPSSGKVSSKYQGGLAGRLAIGYQFNPNWAVEMGYLQLAQQKANVKSNISKQSVTLNQHAFDVVGKGILPINNKLDIYAKAGMAYLVNDLKADVVSGPSIIAPLAKHSWAPEAGVGVTYNISSNVFIDTAFTHIQPMGKNRPNNINMTTIGLGFTFG
- a CDS encoding outer membrane beta-barrel protein translates to MFKKVLSTTVLSVSVLAAMTANAAAPGVYVTGQVGYINSHLGGKTKVSDILAPIVNDIDPAIRNKNLSNNGLAGRIAIGYQFNQNFAVEAGYLQVGQSKVKSALHDIADNMQLSEGTLKLQQNAIDLVGKGILPLASNFNVYGKLGVAYVTTDITGTIKAPGFPTVNVDLNDRANVAKHTWAPEAAVGVSYDITPNVSVDTSWTHIQPLGNKKPGNIDFVAVGLGYNFG
- a CDS encoding outer membrane beta-barrel protein translates to MLKKILITSVLTASACAVINANAALPVGLYVNGQVGYADTHMKSQVKNNGASFANDGLTGRLAIGYKITPNFALELGYLQLPSAEFKIGSVTFSNKQHAIDVAAKGQLPITNNVGIYGKLGVAYLTTQLEANNSITSRDINSRQGIDKHQWSPEIAVGMDYNITPNVTVDTSLTHIQTLGNDRPGNIDFLAVGVGYNFG